Proteins from a genomic interval of Harpia harpyja isolate bHarHar1 chromosome 7, bHarHar1 primary haplotype, whole genome shotgun sequence:
- the EN1 gene encoding homeobox protein engrailed-1, which yields MEEPPEGHGHRDAAPGPASSGSGSDGESVPVSPSPAPASPAAPCPLPLPRRRHPPPPPPPPPPPPPPPHRTTNFFIDNILRPDFGCKKEPPAPAGGGGGGGGGGSRERDGDRGQSSGRENVNPLLARPPNPPSLLCPDSNCRPDGSAPPPPPPAAAAKASPAAAVAAAAAASGAAKPPADGGETHPAKYGEHGSPAILLMGSNNGGPVIKPDSQQPLVWPAWVYCTRYSDRPSSGPRTRKLKKKKTEKEDKRPRTAFTAEQLQRLKAEFQANRYITEQRRQSLAQELSLNESQIKIWFQNKRAKIKKATGIKNGLALHLMAQGLYNHSTTTVQDKEESE from the exons ATGGAAGAGCCGCCGGAGGGGCACGGCCACCGAGAcgcggcgcccggcccggcgagcagcggcagcggcagcgatGGCGAGAGCGTACccgtgtcccccagccccgcgcccgcctcccccgccgcgCCCTGCCCCttgcccctgccccgccgccgccacccgccgcccccgccgccgcccccgccgccgccgccgccgccgccccaccgcACCACCAACTTTTTCATCGACAACATCCTGAGGCCGGACTTCGGCTGCAAGAAGGAGCCGCCCGCGCCggccggcggcggaggaggaggaggaggaggaggcagccggGAGCGGGACGGAGACCGGGGGCAGAGCTCAGGTAGAGAAAACGTCAACCCGCTGCTGGCCCGGCCGCCCAACCCgccctccctcctctgcccgGACTCGAACTGCCGTCCCGacggctccgcgccgccgccgccgccgcccgccgccgccgccaaagccagccccgccgcggcggtagcggcggcggcggcggcgtcggGGGCGGCCAAGCCCCCCGCCGACGGGGGCGAGACTCACCCGGCGAAGTACGGGGAGCACGGCAGCCCCGCCATCCTCCTCATGGGCTCTAATAATGGAGGACCTGTTATAAAGCCCGACTCGCAACAGCCGCTGGTGTGGCCTGCCTGGGTCTACTGCACTAGGTATTCAGACAGACCGTCCTCGG GCCCCCGCACCAGGaagctgaagaagaagaagacggaGAAGGAGGACAAGCGGCCGCGGACGGCGTTCACGGCCGAGCAGCTGCAGCGGCTGAAGGCGGAGTTCCAGGCGAACCGGTACATCACGGagcagcggcggcagagcctGGCCCAGGAGCTCAGCCTCAACGAGTCCCAGATCAAGATCTGGTTCCAGAACAAACGAGCCAAGATCAAGAAGGCGACGGGCATCAAGAACGGGCTGGCGCTGCACCTCATGGCCCAGGGACTCTACAACCACTCCACCACCACCGTGCAGGACAAAGAGGAGAGCGAGTGA